A genome region from Platichthys flesus chromosome 12, fPlaFle2.1, whole genome shotgun sequence includes the following:
- the cfl1l gene encoding non-muscle cofilin 1-like → MASGIKTSDEVTTIYNEMRLVKNDANQLERIRIVVFEIKDSQIQPTKTFRQKDLTDVENVYKVFLEQMPSGECCYLLYDCHFETKDSPKEELVLVMWTPDTSKCKDKMVYASSKQYIRKAMPGIKHEMEFNDASDYEIETFADKLGKNISKIEGHSFGGRK, encoded by the exons ATG GCGTCAGGGATCAAGACTTCCGATGAAGTGACGACCATCTACAATGAGATGAGACTGGTGAAAAATGATGCAAATCAACTGGAACGCATCAGAATTGTAGTGTTTGAGATCAAAGACAGCCAGATCCAGCCGACTAAAACTTTCAGGCAAAAGGATCTGACCGACGTGGAGAATGTCTACAAGGTTTTCCTGGAGCAGATGCCCTCGGGAGAATGCTGCTACCTCCTGTATGACTGCCACTTTGAAACCAAGGACTCACCCAAAGAAGAACTCGTACTTGTGATGTG GACTCCTGACACCTCAAAATGCAAAGATAAAATGGTCTACGCCAGCTCAAAGCAATACATTAGGAAGGCCATGCCAG GTATCAAGCACGAGATGGAGTTCAATGATGCTTCAGACTACGAGATCGAAACCTTTGCAGATAAACTTGGGAAAAACATTTCGAAGATTGAGGGCCACTCTTTTGGAGGCAGAAAGTAA